One Virgibacillus proomii DNA window includes the following coding sequences:
- the gndA gene encoding NADP-dependent phosphogluconate dehydrogenase: MGKQQIGVIGLAVMGKNLALNIESRGYSVAVYNRSSDKTEAFLKNEAKDKNFKGAFSLEEFVQLLEKPRKILLMVKAGAATDATIEALRPYLEKGDILIDGGNTLFEDTIRRNKDLEKAGIHFIGTGVSGGEEGALKGPSIMPGGQKEAHTLVAPIFEAIAAKVEGEACTTYIGPDGAGHYVKMVHNGIEYGDMQLISEAYFILKHVLGLNADELHEVFAEWNKGELDSYLIEITADIFTKKDEETNQPLVEVILDTAGQKGTGKWTSKNALDLGVPLPLITESVFARFISAMKEERVLASKQLKGPESTAFTGDKQALIQAVRKALYMSKICSYAQGFAQMRAQSEEFNWNLNYGEIAMIWRGGCIIRAQFLQKIKDAYDRNPELANLLLDPYFKEIVETYQGALREVVAVAIKHGIAVPAFSSAIAYYDSYRSAELPANLVQAQRDYFGAHTYQRKDKEGVFHTQWF, translated from the coding sequence ATGGGTAAACAACAAATTGGTGTAATTGGCTTAGCAGTTATGGGAAAGAACCTTGCATTAAATATTGAAAGTCGCGGCTATTCCGTCGCTGTTTATAATCGATCCAGTGATAAAACCGAAGCTTTTTTAAAAAATGAAGCAAAGGATAAAAATTTTAAAGGTGCTTTTTCCCTTGAAGAATTTGTTCAGTTACTGGAAAAACCACGTAAAATTCTTTTGATGGTAAAAGCAGGGGCAGCTACCGACGCAACCATTGAAGCACTCCGCCCGTATTTAGAAAAAGGCGATATTTTAATTGATGGTGGAAATACATTATTTGAAGATACGATTCGTAGAAATAAAGATCTTGAGAAAGCTGGTATTCATTTTATCGGTACTGGTGTATCCGGTGGAGAAGAGGGTGCGTTAAAAGGACCATCCATCATGCCTGGAGGCCAAAAAGAAGCTCATACACTCGTTGCTCCAATTTTCGAAGCTATCGCAGCTAAGGTAGAGGGTGAGGCATGTACAACGTATATCGGACCGGATGGTGCAGGTCATTATGTGAAAATGGTTCATAATGGTATTGAATATGGAGATATGCAACTTATTTCAGAAGCATACTTTATTTTAAAGCATGTACTTGGTTTAAATGCAGACGAGCTTCATGAGGTGTTTGCAGAATGGAATAAAGGTGAGCTCGATAGCTATCTTATTGAAATTACAGCAGATATTTTTACGAAAAAAGACGAAGAAACGAATCAACCATTAGTTGAAGTTATTTTAGATACTGCAGGTCAAAAAGGTACTGGAAAATGGACGAGCAAAAACGCATTAGACTTAGGGGTTCCGTTACCACTGATTACGGAGTCGGTATTTGCACGCTTTATTTCAGCAATGAAAGAAGAACGTGTATTAGCAAGTAAACAATTAAAAGGGCCAGAGTCTACAGCATTTACAGGAGATAAACAAGCATTAATTCAAGCAGTTCGTAAAGCATTATATATGAGTAAAATCTGTTCGTATGCCCAAGGTTTTGCGCAAATGCGTGCACAATCAGAAGAATTTAATTGGAACTTAAATTATGGCGAAATTGCCATGATTTGGCGTGGTGGCTGTATTATCCGTGCTCAGTTCCTACAAAAAATTAAAGATGCGTATGATCGCAATCCTGAATTAGCTAATTTACTGCTTGATCCTTACTTCAAAGAAATTGTTGAGACTTATCAAGGAGCACTGCGTGAAGTTGTTGCTGTTGCCATTAAGCATGGTATTGCTGTACCAGCATTTTCAAGCGCCATTGCTTATTATGACAGCTACCGTTCTGCTGAATTACCTGCGAATTTAGTTCAAGCACAACGTGATTACTTTGGCGCACATACGTATCAACGAAAGGATAAAGAAGGCGTCTTCCATACGCAATGGTTTTAA
- a CDS encoding glycosyltransferase family 4 protein has translation MLNYVDLIIAFSIAVITSFLLTYPVKKLAFFIGAVDFPNYRKIHTKVTPRLGGLAIFLGTVAGLLYLQPYHPHLPEIAAGAIVIIITGALDDRFSIQPMVKLTGQLIAASFLVSSGLIIEKLTLPLFGTVELGFISVMITVLWVVGITNAINLIDGLDGLATGVTTIALISICIMAFIDMQIIVAYLCIVLIGSNLGFLYHNFYPAKIYMGDTGSNFLGYMIAVVSMLGLFKNVALFSFIIPIIVLAVPIFDTLFAIARRAYNKENIMMPDNKHIHYQLLQAGYSHRKTVLIIYGFSALFGTLAILFSNASITVSFIITIIVLVLLHLFAEMAGIVMGGKRPVLRMLRLIVTRQIRRKGEDKTKTK, from the coding sequence ATGTTAAATTATGTGGATTTAATTATAGCCTTTAGTATCGCCGTGATAACATCTTTTCTGCTTACCTATCCAGTAAAGAAATTAGCCTTTTTTATCGGTGCTGTTGATTTTCCTAACTATCGAAAAATACATACAAAAGTCACCCCTCGTCTGGGGGGGTTAGCCATTTTTTTGGGAACAGTAGCTGGATTACTTTATCTGCAGCCATATCATCCACATTTGCCTGAAATAGCTGCTGGAGCAATTGTTATTATTATAACTGGTGCACTAGATGATCGATTTAGTATTCAGCCGATGGTTAAACTAACGGGACAATTAATTGCAGCTTCATTTTTAGTTTCATCAGGGCTGATTATTGAAAAATTAACTCTTCCACTTTTCGGAACCGTTGAACTGGGGTTTATTAGTGTAATGATTACAGTTTTATGGGTAGTCGGAATTACAAATGCGATTAATTTAATTGATGGCTTAGATGGTCTAGCAACAGGTGTAACGACGATCGCATTGATTAGTATCTGTATTATGGCATTTATAGATATGCAAATTATTGTTGCTTATCTTTGTATTGTATTAATTGGGAGTAATCTTGGCTTTTTGTATCATAATTTTTACCCTGCAAAAATTTATATGGGAGACACAGGATCAAACTTTCTTGGGTATATGATCGCAGTTGTTTCCATGTTGGGTTTATTTAAAAATGTTGCTTTATTTAGCTTTATTATTCCAATCATTGTCTTAGCTGTTCCAATATTTGATACATTGTTTGCCATTGCCCGCAGAGCTTATAATAAAGAAAATATTATGATGCCGGATAATAAACATATCCATTACCAGCTTTTACAGGCAGGCTATAGCCATCGTAAAACAGTGTTAATTATATATGGATTTAGCGCATTGTTTGGAACTTTAGCTATATTATTTTCCAATGCAAGTATCACCGTTTCATTTATTATTACGATTATCGTACTGGTTCTCCTCCATCTTTTTGCGGAAATGGCAGGGATTGTTATGGGAGGGAAACGGCCTGTATTGCGCATGCTTCGTTTAATAGTTACACGACAAATAAGGCGAAAAGGTGAAGATAAAACAAAAACAAAATAA
- the hprK gene encoding HPr(Ser) kinase/phosphatase, which yields MKSVTVQDLAQQFDLEVLVGEDKLHRRITKPRTHRPGLEFIGYFDFFPMEHVQVLGKKEITYLHQLTHKQRRLRIGNIVKYHPPCFIVTSDQGGLQYLTQFCKEEGIPLLRTKEPTSTFIEKYDAYMIKALAPETAIHAVCVNIFGLGVLLRGKSGIGKSEVAHTLIGRGHRLVADDIVVLKKLGPDTLLGTHNRTNKEFLALRSVGLLNVVRLYGRKAFQEETRIALDIHLTEWEKDALNNELELETQTCNYMGVTIPSIEIQLQPGRDVVGLIEAAANNWYLQQQGYSAAEEFIQRLESDMEKKEK from the coding sequence ATGAAGTCCGTCACCGTTCAAGATTTGGCACAACAATTTGATTTGGAAGTACTGGTGGGAGAGGATAAACTACATCGGAGAATAACGAAGCCAAGAACCCATCGCCCAGGACTGGAATTTATCGGATATTTTGACTTTTTTCCAATGGAGCATGTTCAAGTACTCGGTAAAAAGGAGATAACTTATTTACACCAGTTGACCCATAAACAGCGGCGTCTACGAATTGGTAATATTGTAAAATACCATCCGCCTTGTTTTATTGTAACTTCTGACCAGGGGGGGCTGCAATATCTGACTCAATTTTGCAAGGAAGAGGGGATACCACTACTTCGTACGAAAGAGCCTACTTCGACGTTTATTGAAAAGTATGATGCTTATATGATCAAAGCATTAGCACCAGAGACAGCAATTCACGCTGTATGTGTAAATATTTTTGGGCTTGGGGTATTACTCCGTGGGAAATCAGGAATTGGTAAAAGTGAAGTAGCTCACACACTAATTGGCAGAGGACATCGATTAGTTGCTGATGATATTGTCGTTTTAAAAAAATTAGGTCCTGATACATTGCTTGGTACACATAACCGGACGAATAAAGAGTTCCTTGCCTTACGCAGTGTTGGACTTTTGAATGTCGTTCGATTATATGGACGAAAAGCATTTCAAGAGGAAACAAGAATTGCATTAGATATTCATTTAACCGAATGGGAAAAGGATGCACTAAATAATGAATTGGAATTAGAAACTCAGACTTGTAATTATATGGGTGTAACGATTCCGAGTATTGAAATTCAATTACAACCAGGACGTGACGTGGTTGGGTTAATAGAAGCAGCGGCTAATAATTGGTATTTACAACAGCAGGGCTATAGTGCGGCCGAAGAATTTATTCAACGATTAGAATCGGATATGGAAAAAAAGGAAAAATGA
- the lipA gene encoding lipoyl synthase: protein MSKEATYIRKPEWLKTKINTNKSYRGLKKLMRDNRLNTVCEEARCPNLHECWSERKTATFMILGDTCTRGCRFCAVKTGLPNELDWGEPERVADSVKIMGLKHVVVTAVARDDLNDGGAAVFAETVRAIRRKNPGCTIEILPSDMKGDYESLHMLMDSKPDIFNHNIETVRRLTKRVRAKATYDRSLQLLQRVKEIAPHTPTKSSIMVGLGEEKEEIIQAMDDLLAHQVDIMTIGQYLQPTKKHLKVERYYHPDEFEELKEIALQKGFKHCESGPLVRSSYHADEQVSQTAAQRRINYMKGYEEQENKVVDFKFTK, encoded by the coding sequence ATGTCTAAAGAAGCAACATATATAAGAAAGCCGGAGTGGTTAAAAACGAAAATTAATACGAATAAATCGTATCGGGGTCTAAAAAAATTAATGCGCGATAATCGATTAAACACGGTATGTGAAGAGGCGCGTTGTCCTAATTTACATGAGTGCTGGAGTGAAAGAAAGACAGCTACCTTTATGATTTTAGGTGATACATGTACAAGAGGTTGCCGCTTTTGTGCCGTAAAAACAGGGTTGCCAAATGAATTAGATTGGGGCGAGCCGGAACGAGTAGCTGATTCCGTTAAAATAATGGGGCTGAAGCATGTTGTAGTAACAGCTGTTGCACGTGATGACCTAAATGATGGCGGTGCAGCTGTTTTTGCGGAAACAGTTCGGGCAATAAGAAGGAAAAATCCAGGTTGTACGATTGAAATTCTTCCTTCTGATATGAAGGGGGATTATGAAAGCTTACATATGCTTATGGATAGTAAGCCGGATATCTTTAACCATAATATCGAGACAGTGCGTCGTTTAACAAAACGAGTACGTGCAAAAGCTACCTATGATCGTTCATTACAATTATTACAGCGTGTAAAGGAAATTGCTCCACATACACCAACAAAATCGAGTATTATGGTCGGGCTAGGAGAAGAAAAAGAAGAAATTATCCAAGCAATGGATGATCTTTTAGCCCATCAAGTAGATATTATGACAATCGGACAGTATTTGCAGCCAACGAAAAAGCATTTAAAAGTTGAGCGTTACTATCACCCAGATGAGTTTGAAGAATTAAAGGAAATTGCATTACAAAAAGGATTTAAGCATTGTGAATCAGGGCCATTAGTTCGTTCTTCTTATCATGCTGATGAACAGGTAAGTCAAACAGCTGCACAAAGAAGAATTAATTATATGAAAGGCTACGAAGAACAAGAAAACAAAGTAGTTGATTTTAAATTTACTAAGTAA
- a CDS encoding lipoate--protein ligase family protein: protein MKEQWGLLENVPHDAAINMALDEALLNWHHEGEIPPTLRFYQWIAPTLSVGHFQKIDGKIDLDGIRKHQCQFVRRMTGGSAVLHDDELTYSIVISEDHPSIATSIRQAYYDLSKGILQGYKNLGIEATYADSLSKERSSICFERPAFYELVVDGKKLSGNAQTRKKGILLQHGSIPISMNIDMLFDLFVFPNERIKQRKKQAFWNKATTISQLLQEHVSYEIVKEAFKKGFSDTLDIELKAFSLTKSQWSEVYELAEVKYANTPLKGAVSHV from the coding sequence ATGAAAGAACAATGGGGGCTTTTAGAAAATGTTCCTCATGATGCAGCGATTAATATGGCTTTAGATGAAGCATTGCTAAATTGGCATCATGAAGGAGAAATACCGCCAACATTACGTTTCTATCAGTGGATTGCTCCTACTCTGTCTGTAGGGCATTTTCAAAAAATAGATGGAAAAATTGATTTGGATGGTATACGTAAGCATCAATGTCAGTTTGTACGCAGGATGACAGGGGGAAGTGCTGTCTTACATGATGATGAATTAACGTATAGCATCGTTATTTCCGAAGATCATCCATCCATTGCGACTTCTATTCGCCAAGCGTATTATGATTTATCGAAAGGAATTCTTCAGGGGTATAAAAATTTGGGGATTGAAGCAACGTATGCAGATTCACTTTCTAAAGAAAGAAGCAGTATATGTTTTGAACGGCCAGCATTTTATGAATTAGTTGTTGATGGAAAAAAACTATCCGGAAATGCACAAACTAGAAAGAAAGGTATATTGCTTCAGCATGGGTCCATTCCGATATCAATGAATATCGATATGTTATTTGATTTATTTGTATTCCCAAATGAGAGAATAAAGCAAAGGAAAAAACAGGCTTTTTGGAATAAGGCAACAACCATTAGTCAGCTATTACAGGAGCATGTTTCCTATGAAATAGTAAAAGAAGCATTTAAGAAAGGTTTTTCAGATACGTTAGATATTGAACTTAAAGCTTTCTCTTTAACAAAGAGTCAGTGGAGTGAAGTTTATGAGTTAGCTGAAGTAAAGTATGCAAATACACCATTAAAAGGAGCGGTTTCTCATGTCTAA
- a CDS encoding MurR/RpiR family transcriptional regulator: protein MGSILDQILLKYQTLSNTEKKVADYVINNSQNLLNIHIQELADKIDVSIATITRFCKKIGTKNFVEFKILLRDAVEQTFELGETIETVAQFYHAVIKSTHSVAEIKDYELAANWIRSARQIHVYGLGSSGLSAQELKIRLSRMGFSVDTHIDSHGMIINASILSSTDVVIAISSSGQTREVIDSIKVAKSNGAKIISITNFSETALANQSDLILYTSSLHLYHSKGFMNSQLSILICLDILSMILLSDKEAIRSYRQTLKKLEEYKKI, encoded by the coding sequence ATGGGCTCTATTCTTGACCAAATTCTCTTGAAATATCAAACACTAAGTAATACCGAAAAAAAAGTCGCTGATTATGTGATAAACAACAGCCAAAATTTGTTGAATATTCATATTCAGGAATTAGCAGATAAAATAGATGTATCCATTGCTACGATTACGCGCTTTTGCAAAAAAATTGGTACAAAAAATTTTGTTGAGTTTAAAATATTGTTACGTGATGCCGTGGAACAAACGTTTGAATTAGGCGAAACAATTGAAACAGTTGCTCAATTTTATCATGCTGTTATCAAATCAACACATTCAGTAGCAGAAATCAAGGATTACGAACTAGCTGCAAATTGGATACGAAGTGCTAGACAAATTCATGTTTATGGTCTGGGCAGTTCTGGTTTATCAGCACAAGAATTAAAAATTAGACTATCAAGAATGGGATTTAGTGTTGATACACATATTGATTCTCATGGTATGATCATTAATGCTTCCATTCTCTCATCAACAGACGTCGTTATTGCTATTTCTTCTTCCGGACAGACAAGAGAGGTAATTGACAGTATAAAGGTTGCAAAGTCCAATGGTGCAAAAATAATTTCTATTACTAATTTTTCAGAGACCGCCTTAGCAAATCAATCCGATTTGATTCTGTATACCTCAAGCCTGCATCTATATCATTCAAAAGGTTTTATGAATAGTCAACTATCTATTTTAATTTGTTTAGATATACTTAGTATGATTTTATTATCCGATAAAGAGGCAATCCGTTCATATCGACAAACACTGAAAAAATTAGAAGAATACAAGAAAATATAG
- a CDS encoding N-acetylmannosamine-6-phosphate 2-epimerase: MYLKQLKNQLIVSCQALENEPLHSSEMMAKMALAAIEGGAKGIRANSIADIKAIKQQVNVPIIGIIKQDYPDSDVYITPTIKEVKDLLFVGTNIIAMDATMRRRPNDQRLKEMISFIREQSAAMIMADISTVDEAKRAEKLGFDCVSTTLVGYTEETNDQHIATNDFTLLREIIAQLTIPVIAEGKIDSPQMALQALMNGAYFVVVGSAITRPQIITKKFTDEMKKYSANE, translated from the coding sequence ATGTATTTAAAGCAATTAAAGAATCAACTAATTGTCTCCTGCCAAGCGTTAGAGAATGAACCATTACATTCTTCAGAAATGATGGCGAAAATGGCATTAGCTGCTATTGAGGGAGGAGCTAAAGGAATTAGAGCCAACTCTATAGCTGATATAAAAGCAATTAAACAACAAGTAAATGTTCCTATAATAGGAATTATTAAACAAGACTACCCAGATAGTGATGTTTACATTACACCAACAATTAAGGAAGTAAAGGACTTATTATTTGTGGGTACAAACATCATAGCAATGGATGCAACAATGAGAAGGCGTCCAAACGATCAACGCTTAAAAGAGATGATCTCATTTATCAGGGAACAATCAGCTGCTATGATTATGGCAGATATTTCGACGGTTGATGAAGCCAAACGTGCAGAAAAGCTTGGATTTGATTGTGTATCAACGACATTAGTTGGATATACGGAAGAAACAAACGATCAACATATAGCAACAAATGACTTTACATTATTAAGGGAGATTATTGCTCAATTAACTATACCTGTGATCGCAGAAGGTAAAATAGATTCGCCACAAATGGCGCTTCAAGCTCTAATGAATGGTGCTTATTTTGTTGTAGTTGGAAGTGCCATCACTAGACCGCAAATCATCACGAAAAAATTTACCGATGAAATGAAAAAATATAGCGCCAATGAATAA
- a CDS encoding PTS sugar transporter subunit IIB: MLKIILVCSAGMSTSLLVKKMKEAAENRKLEADIRAVAETQLKHELDQLDVVLIGPQVRYLATKIKAQLEPKGIAVDVIDQVAYGMIQGEKVLDQALSLVTH, encoded by the coding sequence ATGTTGAAGATTATCCTTGTTTGTTCTGCAGGTATGTCTACATCCTTGCTTGTTAAAAAAATGAAAGAAGCTGCTGAGAACAGAAAATTAGAAGCAGATATCCGTGCAGTAGCGGAAACTCAATTGAAACATGAACTTGATCAGCTTGATGTTGTATTAATTGGACCACAAGTTCGTTATTTAGCAACAAAAATAAAGGCTCAGCTTGAACCAAAAGGGATAGCGGTAGATGTAATTGATCAAGTGGCCTATGGAATGATCCAAGGAGAGAAAGTGTTAGATCAAGCGCTATCTTTAGTGACCCATTAG
- a CDS encoding PTS lactose/cellobiose transporter subunit IIA — MIGKEELQRLSFSIILHAGNARSLSMEAISKARVNQIEEARNMIGEAETEFTEAHHLQTKLLQQEAEGKHTEVSVILVHAQDHLMTALTVKDLAIEMIHMYEKIKKIEEEKC, encoded by the coding sequence ATGATTGGAAAAGAAGAATTACAACGATTATCATTTTCTATTATTTTACATGCTGGAAATGCCCGTTCGCTTTCTATGGAAGCGATATCAAAGGCGAGAGTAAATCAAATAGAAGAAGCCCGTAATATGATAGGAGAGGCTGAAACTGAATTTACCGAAGCCCACCACTTACAAACTAAGCTGCTACAACAAGAGGCAGAAGGGAAGCATACAGAAGTATCAGTTATCCTTGTTCATGCGCAAGATCACTTAATGACAGCACTGACAGTAAAAGATTTAGCCATAGAAATGATTCATATGTATGAAAAAATAAAAAAAATAGAGGAGGAAAAATGTTGA
- a CDS encoding PTS sugar transporter subunit IIC, whose product MDNKMMQKFIEIAGRIGSQRHLIAIRDGFVAIMPLIIVGSLAILVNNFPPFGSFNFVEWMNTIFGEGNWQTVGGSIWNGTFAVLALLVTFAIAYNLAKSYEVDGLAAGIIATSGFIMLVPFTEDGGLNIGWLGTQGLFVGIILALIVTELFRILISSNMKIKMPEGVPDGVARSFEALIPTVIILIILGFFQALMNVFANISIFEVIFNILQEPLQGLGNTLPAAMLVSFLNHLLWFFGLHGTNIIGSVIEPVYLPLIEENLNLFKDGMSAFDVPNIVTKPFLDSFVFMGGSGTTIALLIAIFIAIQKEKNHPYRQVAKLSAPAGIFNINEPVIFGLPIVLNPVMLIPFILVPVTLTITSYIALATGLVPRTVAILPWTTPPILSGYLVTGGSWRGIALQIVNLVIAVGMYIPFIMAGARTMKRNGEKSS is encoded by the coding sequence ATGGATAATAAAATGATGCAAAAGTTCATTGAAATTGCTGGTCGTATTGGATCACAACGTCATCTTATAGCAATACGTGACGGGTTTGTTGCTATTATGCCGTTGATTATAGTGGGATCTTTAGCTATTTTAGTTAATAATTTTCCTCCATTTGGATCATTTAATTTTGTGGAGTGGATGAATACAATCTTTGGTGAGGGTAATTGGCAGACAGTAGGGGGAAGTATTTGGAATGGCACATTTGCAGTATTAGCTCTTTTAGTAACCTTTGCAATCGCATATAATTTAGCTAAGTCGTATGAAGTAGATGGGTTAGCAGCTGGTATAATTGCAACATCCGGATTTATTATGTTAGTACCGTTTACAGAGGATGGTGGACTAAATATAGGTTGGTTAGGAACACAAGGATTATTTGTCGGTATCATTCTTGCATTAATTGTAACTGAACTTTTTCGAATACTTATAAGCTCCAATATGAAAATAAAAATGCCTGAAGGTGTTCCGGATGGTGTGGCCAGATCCTTTGAAGCCTTAATACCTACAGTGATCATATTAATTATACTTGGATTTTTCCAAGCGCTTATGAATGTATTTGCTAATATTAGCATTTTTGAAGTAATTTTTAATATACTTCAAGAGCCTTTACAGGGACTCGGAAATACGTTACCTGCTGCTATGCTTGTTTCCTTTTTAAATCATCTGCTCTGGTTCTTCGGATTACATGGTACGAATATTATAGGTTCGGTTATTGAACCGGTATATTTACCGTTAATTGAAGAAAATCTTAACTTATTCAAGGATGGTATGTCAGCATTTGATGTTCCAAATATTGTAACTAAACCATTTTTGGACTCATTTGTATTTATGGGGGGTTCCGGTACCACAATTGCTCTATTAATTGCTATCTTTATTGCTATTCAAAAGGAGAAAAACCATCCGTATCGACAAGTTGCTAAACTATCTGCTCCAGCTGGAATATTTAATATCAATGAGCCCGTTATCTTTGGACTACCAATTGTGTTGAACCCTGTTATGTTGATTCCATTTATCTTAGTTCCGGTAACCTTAACAATTACATCGTACATTGCTTTAGCCACAGGTCTGGTGCCCAGAACAGTTGCTATTTTACCATGGACAACACCACCAATCTTAAGTGGATATCTTGTAACAGGGGGAAGTTGGCGAGGAATCGCTCTGCAAATCGTTAATTTAGTTATCGCTGTTGGAATGTATATACCATTCATTATGGCAGGAGCAAGAACAATGAAACGAAATGGGGAAAAATCATCATGA